The genomic interval CGTCCAGGGGGAACCTCGGGATCCCCAGACCCTGTTCCGCTAGGCACCGCCACCTGTGCAGTAAAGAGGCCTCTGTGGCCCGAAAGGGTCACAAGCCCTTCTCCTGCCCGGTACAGCCGGGCCCCTCGGGATTGGAATCCAGCCCGGCACGGAAGGGTTCCACTCCCAGGGGGGTCATTTTTGCCCTTGCCCCAGGCATATACATCTTAGGGATAGGACAGGGGCAAAGGGGGCGGGCGGGTGAAGGACCTTATATGGGAGAGGGCGGTAGAAGTAGGGCGCCACATCGTGCGCACTGGCTGCACTGTCCGGGAGGCCGCGGCCGTATTTGGCATCTCCAAAAGCACCGTTCACAAGGACGTCACCGAGAGGCTCCCGCGTTTCCATCCCGAACTTGCCAGCCAGGTCAAGGCTGTGCTGGAACTGAACAAGGCCGAGAGGCACATACGAGGCGGCGAAGCCACCAAGAAAAAGTACACAGCCAGAAAGGAGCATCTACCACCAGATAGAGGATAATTCTAACATGCGTAGAAGGAGAGGGTCAAAGCGCCATCGCAACAGGGGGCACGCCTATGTTGGGGCTGGTTTCAGACATTGGTATTGACTTAGGGACTGCCAGCATTATCGTCTTCGTCAAGGGTAAGGGGATCGTGCTGAGAGAGCCCTCTGTGGTGGCCATGGATAGGGACACCCGGAAGATACTGGCCATAGGGACTGAGGCCAGGAAGATGATCGGGAGGACCCCTGGTAACATCGTGGCAATCAGGCCGTTGCGCGAGGGCGTCATAGCCGACTATGATATCACCGAGGCCATGTTGAAGCACTTCCTGGCCCAGGTTTGCGGAAGGCGAGCACTCGTGAGGCCCAGGATCATGGTGTGCGTCCCTTCGGGTGTGACCTCATTCGAAAAGAAGGCCGTTCTGGAAGCCGCCCAGCAGGCAGGGGCCGGGAAGGCCTTCGTCATTGAAGAACCGCTGGCAGCGGCGCTTGGAGCCTGCCTGGATATCTCGAAGCCCAGCGCCAGTATGGTGGTGGACATCGGGGGGGGGACCACGGATATTGCCGTCCTCTCGCTGGGCGGGATCGTGCTCTCAGAGTCCCTGCGGATCGGGGGAGACAAGATGGACGAGGCGATTTCCCGTTACATGAAGCGGGAGCACAACTTGGCCATCGGGGAGCGCACGGCGGAGGAGATCAAGATAAGCGTTGGCACTGCCTGTCCAGGGAGCCGGGAGGTCAACATGGAGGTGCGTGGCCGGGATCTGGTCACCGGAATGCCCAAGACCGTTCCGGTGTACTCTTCCGAGGTAGCAAAGGCCATATCCGAGTGTCTCACGGCCATCCTGGACGGCGTTCACCGGGTACTGGAGAAGACACCCCCGGAAATGTCCGCAGACATCATGGACAAGGGTATCGTCCTGACTGGTGGTGGCGCGTTGCTGGACGGTCTAGACAGTCTACTCGTCAAGGCAACCGGGGTTCCGGTGCACATCGCGGACGACCCCATATCCTGCGTTGCCATGGGAACCGGCAAGGCCCTGGAGTACTCTGAGGTATACCAGGACCACCTTAAGGTTCTTGAGCGGGTTCTCTAGGTGTTCCTGCAAGAAAAGGAGGATTCTGCCTGGAGACGTAGAATAGCATAAATTTACAGTGAATATAGCTCCCGAAAGGGCTAACCCGTCGAAAGGCGGGGGCGCAAAGCCGCGGGTCTAAAGCCTGAATGGCCATGACCGCCGGGCTACCGAAGGATGCACTCTTGTGAAAGCCCGCCTTTGGCGATTGCGCCGGGCGGCCACTTTTGTTTGGGGCAGGGAGGTGCACCTGTTGATTAGAGGGATATACTTCTCCGCCAGGGGAATGATCGCGGAGAAGCAACGGCTGGATATGAGCTCCAATAACCTTGCGAACGCCCAGACATCCGGTTTCAAGCGGGAGTTCCCGTTGTTCTCCAGTTCTGGCCAGGTAGACATCTGGAGGGTCAATGACACTCCAGGCGTTACCTTGCTTTCGCGAGGAGCAGGCCCGCTCCCGGCGCCGGTGGGTTTCATGACTACTGGCTCTCGCCTGGAGGGCAGTCTCACGGACCATTCTCAGGGTGGGCTCGTGGAGACAGGGAACCCTCTGGATCTTGCGCTGGAGGGGCCAGGCTACTTCGCTGTTGAGACTCCCGGAGGTGTCCGCTATACCAGGAGTGGTGCCTTTGTGATGGACGGGGCAGGCTACCTGGTAACATCCCAGGGATTCCGCGTTCTGGGGGAATCAGGGCCCTTGAGGATGCAGCAGGGCGAGGTGAGCGTGGACAAGGAGGGCAATGTGAGGTCCGGGAACACCCAGATAGGCAGGTTCCATACCGTAGACTTCCAGGATCCGCTGGGACTGGAGAGGCAAGGGGATTCGCTGTTCGCCGCAACTGAGCGCTCAGGCCCGGCGACGCTGGCCAGGGATGCCCGGGTAAGACAGGGTTACCTAGAGGGTGCCAATGTGAACGCCCTGAAGGAAATGGTGGAGATAATCACCATTATGAGGGCCTACGAATCCAACCAGAAGGCGCTCCAGGCCCAGGATGAAGCGCTGGGCAAGGCCATTGATCAAGTGGCCAGACTCTACTAGAGGGGGGAGAGGAAGCGTTGATCAGGGCATTGTGGACAGCAGCCTCCGGCATGCGGTCGCAGCAGCTGGCGGTAGATACCATAGCGCATAATCTCTCGAATGTGAACACCACGGGGTTCAGGAGGAGCCGCGTGGAGATGCAGGACCTCAAGTATACACAGGTGATCCCTGCAGGTTCGGGGCCCACACCCAGCCCACTCCTGGTGGGCCAGGGGGTGAAACCCGCATCCACCCAGCGAAGTTTCCGGATGGGCTCCCTGCAGCCAACCGGGGGCCAGCTGGATTTTGCCATCGAGGGCCAGGGTTTCTTCCAGGTCCGCCTGGCTTCCGGAGCCCTGGCTTACACCAGGGACGGGAGCTTCAAACTCAATCTAGACGGTGAGCTGGTCACAGGGTCAGGCTACAGGCTGGTGGTCTCGGGGGACGGCAAGATACCCGCTGGTGCCACCGAAATCAGCATCTCTCCTGATGGGAGGATCACCGCCTTAGCTCCAGACTCAAGTGCCCCCGTTGAGGTGGGCCAGGTGATCCTGGCGGACTTTCCGAACCCAGGCGGCCTCGAGAGCCTGGGAGACAACCTGTTTGGAGTGACAGGAGCCACCGGTGAGGTGACCACTGGAGCGCCGGGCACGGGGGGATCGGGAAGGCTCATCCAGGGTTACCTGGAGATGTCCAATGTCGAGGTAGTCCAGGAGATGATGGACCTCATCATGG from Bacillota bacterium carries:
- the mreB gene encoding rod shape-determining protein MreB, whose protein sequence is MLGLVSDIGIDLGTASIIVFVKGKGIVLREPSVVAMDRDTRKILAIGTEARKMIGRTPGNIVAIRPLREGVIADYDITEAMLKHFLAQVCGRRALVRPRIMVCVPSGVTSFEKKAVLEAAQQAGAGKAFVIEEPLAAALGACLDISKPSASMVVDIGGGTTDIAVLSLGGIVLSESLRIGGDKMDEAISRYMKREHNLAIGERTAEEIKISVGTACPGSREVNMEVRGRDLVTGMPKTVPVYSSEVAKAISECLTAILDGVHRVLEKTPPEMSADIMDKGIVLTGGGALLDGLDSLLVKATGVPVHIADDPISCVAMGTGKALEYSEVYQDHLKVLERVL
- the flgF gene encoding flagellar basal-body rod protein FlgF, which encodes MIRGIYFSARGMIAEKQRLDMSSNNLANAQTSGFKREFPLFSSSGQVDIWRVNDTPGVTLLSRGAGPLPAPVGFMTTGSRLEGSLTDHSQGGLVETGNPLDLALEGPGYFAVETPGGVRYTRSGAFVMDGAGYLVTSQGFRVLGESGPLRMQQGEVSVDKEGNVRSGNTQIGRFHTVDFQDPLGLERQGDSLFAATERSGPATLARDARVRQGYLEGANVNALKEMVEIITIMRAYESNQKALQAQDEALGKAIDQVARLY
- the spoIIID gene encoding sporulation transcriptional regulator SpoIIID — protein: MKDLIWERAVEVGRHIVRTGCTVREAAAVFGISKSTVHKDVTERLPRFHPELASQVKAVLELNKAERHIRGGEATKKKYTARKEHLPPDRG
- the flgG gene encoding flagellar basal-body rod protein FlgG gives rise to the protein MIRALWTAASGMRSQQLAVDTIAHNLSNVNTTGFRRSRVEMQDLKYTQVIPAGSGPTPSPLLVGQGVKPASTQRSFRMGSLQPTGGQLDFAIEGQGFFQVRLASGALAYTRDGSFKLNLDGELVTGSGYRLVVSGDGKIPAGATEISISPDGRITALAPDSSAPVEVGQVILADFPNPGGLESLGDNLFGVTGATGEVTTGAPGTGGSGRLIQGYLEMSNVEVVQEMMDLIMAQRAYELNSRALKSADEMLGLANQIRR